The window TCGAATAAAATCTCCGTAAATTTTTTCATATCTTTCCTGGAGTGAATCAAAATGGCCCCATGATTCAGTTGCTTGATCAACAATATTATAAGCCCTTGCTTCAAATTTTTCTGTTAACCCATTTTCATTAATCAGTTTTAAAGCTTCTTCAAACATATCTTCCGGTTCAGAATAGTAATTCTCTTCATCAACGCCGAATTCATCTCTTCTTTTTTTTTCTTGGATAGTTCTTTTTTGAACGCTGGTAATGTGAATTTTTCCATTTGTCATCCCTGGTTAAAAATTTCAGAGGACACCTCACCTGATTCCCAACAACAGCTAAATAAGGAAAAAAGTTACCTAATTCCAACAACAATTAATCAAGGTGTATCCTTGATTCGCGTGAAAGGGTTCCTCGGTGATGGGGAGTCCTATTCCGATTGTGCTTTATGATTATATCTTTTCTCAGTTATAGGCCAGGCGCATTTTTTCATCATTCATTGTCGCACCAATGATTCCCTGCCATTCATCATTGTTCCACGTTCCCAGTTTTTCATGCACCTTCAGATATTTTTCCGGTATGGGGTGGGTACCGTATACGACTTCAAGGCCATATTTCTTTTCGATATAGTCATGAAAATAGACGATATGAGGGCATGGCGGATATCCGACAATCAACCCGGTTGCCAGGTGGATTATATTTGCGCCATTTGCTTTCATTTCATCCACGGCATACTCGATGTTGCCTCCAGGGCATCCGTCGCAACTGGTGTATCCAACAACTTCAACGTCCATATCCTTGTATCTGCTGAATGCACCCTCCCGATTCTTGAGTGACTTGAAACATTTTCCTCCGGCACATCTCCGATATCGGTCACAAATAAATATCCCGATCTTGTTTGTCTTTTTCATATAGTCTCCATATCCTCTGAAGGCATAACCAGAAACGTTTTATCAGTAGTCCCACCGATACAAAGGTCAACACCCTACAATTTAAGAAAATTTTGTGCCGCCATAAAAAAAATCGGCATTCAAATTTATTGAAGAATAAACTGACTATCGTTTGGATGGCAAGGGCGAATTTAATCTCCTTGATTTCTATTTATATAGGGCATTGTTTTGATTTGTTATTGAACGGTGATCAGAACGGCCTGATATATGAAATTTAGCTGATTAACCCCGAGGGGTTGGGGGCTTACTTTTCCTTGATTGCCGAGGTGGCATTGAATTTGCCTGTTAGAGTTTAAGACTAATAGTTATCGGGAATTATATGGATTCTATATCTAAAGTCGGTTTAGAGCAGAGCATGGATATATCCAGGTCTGCGGCCGGCTCTAATAAAAATCTGTTTTCAAAAATCATCGAGCAGGAAAGTGCAAATGTACTGTTGGATGGTAGGAACCGATATGGAGAGTCGGGCCAATTGCGTCAATCAGATGACGCAATTGCTGTCAAAACGCCGGACAAAATCATGGCCGGAAATGACCCGGAATACGAACAATCTCCGGAACCCATGGTGGCGATTCCCGAAAGTCCCCTTGAATCCAACAAAATCCAGCCCTCTGCTGAAGTTGCAGAAAACGCACCTGGTATAATTCGTGATGAACATCAGGTGATCCTGAATGTTGAATATGAACGATTCGTTTTAAATGACGGGTTGTTGGGGTACAGCGATTCCCAGCGACTTTTTATT is drawn from uncultured Desulfobacter sp. and contains these coding sequences:
- a CDS encoding CGGC domain-containing protein, yielding MKKTNKIGIFICDRYRRCAGGKCFKSLKNREGAFSRYKDMDVEVVGYTSCDGCPGGNIEYAVDEMKANGANIIHLATGLIVGYPPCPHIVYFHDYIEKKYGLEVVYGTHPIPEKYLKVHEKLGTWNNDEWQGIIGATMNDEKMRLAYN